From a region of the Butyrivibrio sp. AE3004 genome:
- a CDS encoding extracellular solute-binding protein — translation MKKKVLSILLASVMTVSLAACGTSNPAGTADTDKEEAQDAEDSAEEAEENREEADEEEAESADDAEASEDKDDAENDSAEESGDLEGDLSDIIPKETVTLDVYDQLANYSGEQTGWFGKVMLDKFNVKLNIIPENDGVYDTRMESGNLGDLVIWGNDGDQYQQAVDKGMLFDWEEDELLNDYGPYIKANMESAIEKNKSISSDGKLYGLGHDITKSAKDPGSFMYTWDLRYDLYKEIGSPEIKDLDGLVDVLAQMKEACPTDDNGNPTYGVSLFNDWDGDMVMFVKSTATAYFGYDEFGLGLYDPKTQSFHPVLEENGPYLTALKFYNTLYQKGLLDPDSQTQGFNGMQEDYQNGTAFLNVFNFMGSALYNTPDHLAAGKGMFPVKPAEATPIRYGLSVYGGNRIWSIGANTEYPELCMAIINWLSTPEGRMTAEYGPKDVCWYYDENGKTCFTDTGLACKTDISTEMGNGYEGTYDDGSFKMNNTTWALDAPNPDSKGETFNYRNWASYSTEAGSDIEKQWRDFAGANTPDLYLDKQDYILSPGTMYTGGVRSDELQVVWDQVATCVKDNSWKAIYAESDEEFDKIVADMIQQADEYGYDECIEFQENEAKLRAEAENAALAEN, via the coding sequence ATGAAAAAGAAGGTATTATCAATTCTGCTGGCATCTGTAATGACAGTATCACTGGCAGCCTGTGGAACAAGTAACCCTGCAGGAACAGCAGACACAGACAAGGAAGAGGCACAGGATGCGGAAGATTCCGCAGAGGAAGCTGAAGAAAACAGGGAAGAGGCAGACGAAGAGGAAGCAGAAAGCGCAGATGATGCAGAAGCTTCTGAGGACAAGGATGATGCAGAAAACGATTCTGCAGAAGAGTCAGGTGATCTTGAAGGGGATTTATCTGATATCATCCCGAAGGAGACAGTAACACTTGATGTATATGATCAGCTTGCAAACTATTCGGGTGAGCAGACCGGCTGGTTTGGAAAGGTTATGCTTGATAAGTTTAACGTTAAGCTTAACATTATTCCGGAAAATGACGGTGTTTATGATACACGTATGGAATCAGGAAACCTTGGTGACCTTGTAATCTGGGGAAATGACGGAGACCAGTATCAGCAGGCTGTAGACAAGGGAATGCTTTTCGATTGGGAAGAGGATGAGCTTCTAAATGATTACGGCCCGTATATTAAGGCAAACATGGAATCTGCAATAGAGAAAAATAAGAGCATTTCATCAGACGGAAAACTTTATGGTCTCGGACATGATATAACAAAATCCGCAAAGGATCCCGGATCATTCATGTATACATGGGATCTTCGCTATGATCTTTACAAAGAAATCGGATCACCTGAGATTAAGGATCTTGACGGACTTGTAGATGTACTTGCACAGATGAAGGAAGCATGCCCTACAGATGATAACGGTAACCCGACCTATGGCGTATCTCTGTTCAATGACTGGGACGGCGACATGGTTATGTTCGTAAAATCAACAGCAACAGCATATTTTGGATATGATGAGTTTGGTCTTGGTTTATATGATCCCAAGACTCAGAGCTTCCATCCGGTACTTGAGGAGAACGGACCTTATCTTACAGCACTTAAATTCTATAACACATTATATCAGAAGGGACTTCTTGATCCCGATTCACAGACACAGGGATTCAACGGAATGCAGGAAGATTACCAGAATGGTACAGCTTTCCTCAATGTGTTTAACTTCATGGGATCAGCTCTTTACAACACACCTGACCACCTTGCAGCAGGAAAAGGAATGTTCCCTGTAAAACCTGCAGAAGCAACACCTATCAGATATGGTCTTAGTGTATATGGTGGAAACAGAATCTGGTCAATCGGTGCAAATACAGAGTATCCTGAACTTTGCATGGCAATCATTAACTGGCTCTCAACACCTGAGGGACGCATGACAGCAGAGTATGGCCCTAAGGATGTATGCTGGTATTATGATGAGAACGGAAAAACTTGCTTTACAGACACAGGTCTTGCATGCAAGACAGATATCTCAACAGAGATGGGCAACGGTTATGAAGGTACATATGATGACGGTTCCTTCAAGATGAACAACACAACATGGGCACTTGATGCTCCTAACCCTGACAGCAAGGGTGAGACATTTAACTACCGCAACTGGGCAAGCTACTCAACAGAAGCTGGCTCTGATATTGAGAAACAGTGGAGAGATTTTGCAGGTGCCAATACACCTGACCTTTACCTTGATAAGCAGGATTATATCCTTTCACCCGGAACAATGTACACAGGTGGCGTTCGTTCAGACGAGCTCCAGGTTGTATGGGATCAGGTTGCAACCTGCGTAAAGGATAACTCATGGAAGGCAATCTACGCCGAATCAGATGAAGAATTCGATAAGATTGTTGCAGACATGATTCAGCAGGCCGATGAATACGGCTATGATGAGTGCATAGAGTTCCAGGAGAACGAAGCAAAGCTCCGCGCTGAAGCTGAGAATGCAGCTCTTGCTGAAAACTAA
- a CDS encoding carbohydrate ABC transporter permease → MSSMASAARLEAKAEREYEKKHNKMMKKKPGDIVFNVLNYTVFAAFTLICIFPFYYLFINTISDNELVRKGLINFVPKGIHFENYIRLLQVNDLFGSFGVTLMRTVLGTLFMVLASAFVGFLVTQKDMWGRSFWYRFLVITMYFNAGIIPWYLNMAMLGLTNSFWAYIIPGIVAPYNIILVKTYIESAIPGELQESASLDGASHLKIFWTIILPLSKPILATIAIFGAVGHWNSFQDSLILMQSAPKLYTLQHRLYIYLNTTSNLSALMSAGSTSGISKSVLDSALNGKVIKYTIAMVTIIPILLVYPFMQRYFEKGIMIGAVKG, encoded by the coding sequence ATGAGTAGCATGGCAAGTGCGGCAAGACTCGAAGCGAAGGCAGAGAGAGAGTATGAAAAAAAACACAATAAAATGATGAAAAAAAAGCCCGGAGACATAGTTTTTAATGTCCTGAATTATACAGTATTTGCGGCTTTTACACTAATATGTATTTTCCCGTTCTACTATCTTTTCATAAATACGATAAGTGACAACGAGCTTGTAAGAAAGGGATTGATAAATTTTGTTCCCAAGGGAATTCATTTTGAAAACTATATAAGACTTCTTCAGGTAAATGATCTGTTCGGATCTTTTGGAGTAACGCTTATGCGAACAGTACTGGGAACACTTTTTATGGTTCTCGCGTCTGCCTTTGTAGGATTTCTTGTAACACAAAAGGATATGTGGGGAAGAAGCTTCTGGTACAGATTTCTTGTAATCACCATGTACTTTAATGCAGGAATTATTCCCTGGTATCTGAACATGGCAATGCTGGGACTGACAAATTCTTTTTGGGCATATATAATCCCGGGAATCGTAGCTCCTTATAATATCATTCTTGTTAAGACATACATAGAGTCGGCAATTCCCGGAGAACTTCAGGAGAGTGCATCACTTGATGGCGCATCACATCTTAAAATCTTCTGGACGATCATCCTTCCGTTGTCAAAACCGATCCTTGCGACAATTGCAATATTCGGTGCGGTAGGACATTGGAATTCATTCCAGGATTCGCTGATACTTATGCAGTCGGCTCCAAAGCTCTATACATTGCAGCACAGACTGTATATCTACCTTAATACAACAAGTAATCTGTCAGCACTTATGAGTGCGGGAAGTACATCCGGTATTAGTAAGAGTGTTCTCGATTCTGCTCTTAACGGAAAAGTAATCAAATATACGATCGCTATGGTAACAATAATCCCGATCCTGCTTGTATATCCCTTCATGCAGAGATATTTCGAAAAGGGAATCATGATAGGAGCAGTTAAGGGATGA
- a CDS encoding ABC transporter permease subunit: protein MKKVKKEKVAQIAYYPYRIISVALLVILFFPGLNVARVSGLINRSTSLLTSGFSYSNLIANFGRAFRKGWVLESTMRLLNISSLAICIGIIACAVGACLSLGNRKCKFAGNIISTVGAVISACSMGGIWSAYFQIAATTKPSKVEPMFQNFFYIMLALLVAMAIISVAVLFLVGRPKKDEKFEMETRFKLFLMFLPFILLTFVFCYLPLWGWRYAFFDYKSGDTLSMSNFVGFKWFGQLVRNKSTTRDIVNVMKNTLAMSGLGIATSWMPMAFAIFLSEIKNQRFRRFVQTFTTIPNFISWVLVFAIAFCIFSTDGFISSMMMNLGIWTEGKNFLMSGSHTWLKMLLWGMWKGLGWSAIIYIAGISGIDQQLYEAATVDGAGRFQKMWHVTVPGLMPTFYVLLLMAVAGILSNGMDQYLVFENSSNTAQITVLDLYVYKMGIVKGAIPLSTVVGMLKSVISVTLLYAANTISKVLRGETIV, encoded by the coding sequence ATGAAAAAAGTGAAAAAGGAAAAAGTGGCACAAATTGCCTATTACCCCTATCGAATCATTTCAGTAGCACTTCTCGTGATCCTGTTTTTTCCGGGATTAAATGTAGCGAGAGTAAGTGGTCTTATCAATAGGAGCACATCGCTTCTTACATCAGGTTTTTCCTACAGTAATTTAATAGCAAACTTTGGAAGAGCATTCAGAAAGGGCTGGGTTCTGGAGTCTACAATGAGGCTTCTTAACATCTCCAGTCTTGCAATCTGCATAGGCATTATCGCATGTGCAGTCGGAGCTTGTCTCTCTCTTGGAAACAGAAAGTGCAAATTTGCGGGAAATATCATTAGTACTGTCGGTGCTGTGATCTCAGCCTGCTCCATGGGAGGCATCTGGTCAGCATATTTTCAGATTGCTGCAACAACAAAGCCATCCAAGGTTGAGCCGATGTTTCAGAATTTCTTCTACATCATGCTGGCACTTCTTGTGGCAATGGCGATTATCTCGGTAGCGGTTCTTTTCCTTGTGGGAAGACCGAAGAAGGATGAAAAATTTGAGATGGAAACAAGATTTAAATTATTTCTTATGTTCCTCCCATTCATTCTTTTGACATTTGTATTTTGCTACCTTCCTCTTTGGGGATGGAGATATGCATTCTTTGATTACAAGTCAGGCGATACACTTAGCATGAGTAACTTTGTTGGCTTTAAGTGGTTTGGACAGCTGGTTCGAAACAAGTCGACAACCAGAGATATTGTCAATGTTATGAAGAATACTCTTGCAATGAGCGGACTTGGAATTGCGACAAGCTGGATGCCTATGGCATTTGCGATTTTCCTTTCGGAGATTAAAAATCAAAGATTCAGGAGATTTGTCCAGACATTTACGACGATTCCAAACTTCATCAGCTGGGTACTTGTTTTCGCAATAGCGTTCTGTATCTTTTCAACAGATGGATTTATCAGTTCAATGATGATGAATCTGGGGATTTGGACCGAGGGTAAAAACTTCCTTATGAGCGGTTCACACACATGGTTGAAAATGCTTTTGTGGGGAATGTGGAAGGGACTTGGCTGGAGCGCGATCATTTATATAGCAGGCATCTCAGGTATTGACCAGCAGCTTTACGAAGCTGCAACAGTTGACGGTGCAGGGCGCTTTCAGAAGATGTGGCATGTAACAGTTCCCGGGCTGATGCCAACCTTCTATGTTCTGCTCCTAATGGCTGTGGCAGGAATCTTGTCCAACGGTATGGATCAGTATCTGGTATTTGAAAACTCATCCAATACAGCACAGATAACAGTACTTGATCTTTATGTTTACAAGATGGGTATTGTAAAAGGCGCAATTCCGCTCTCTACGGTGGTCGGAATGTTGAAATCGGTTATAAGTGTGACACTTTTATATGCAGCAAACACCATTAGTAAGGTGCTCCGCGGCGAGACAATTGTTTAA